A single window of Methylomarinum sp. Ch1-1 DNA harbors:
- a CDS encoding glutaredoxin family protein — translation MSDYYLFGTGGCHLCEQAEQLLGQSANLIRYEKKDIADNDDWLDRYAVRIPVLLHRPSGAELSWPFDNAALQRFIAKHRW, via the coding sequence ATGAGCGATTACTATTTATTCGGCACCGGCGGCTGCCATTTATGCGAACAGGCTGAGCAGTTACTTGGACAATCGGCTAACCTGATACGCTATGAAAAAAAGGATATCGCCGATAACGATGATTGGCTAGACCGGTACGCCGTTCGCATCCCGGTGCTTTTGCATCGGCCCAGCGGCGCGGAACTGAGCTGGCCATTCGATAACGCCGCATTACAACGGTTTATTGCCAAACATCGTTGGTAA
- a CDS encoding NAD-glutamate dehydrogenase domain-containing protein, which translates to MKIYLEASHLSADKSRQHLKIDEVQYLLDRHENIQKRRFLKTLAEVVVFPDSFLSSLPAALLAKLIIRFYDFLEGRAERIDLQVLPLLNGDQHLLLINAPNAPYLVETLLLLQQKYHTLFSLIAHPALTIKRRNQGIIYLENQVEGECGELFILIRLDNIDNSALPVIQAECRTLLTQVYRAFQASSAFTEQLENIKTLNGISAYQPLVSWLQHDVFIPLWYRPIKDISGFAFKREETEDVGIDFPACLNIFNAGAAQLLSEEIRRLLASNSEAVVHKLAIQSPLISNQPLIYIGLREKHKQTETEHAFIGLIRNIELNHSAYHIAPLQEKIEQTLARIRVTQGSHDYVKLREIFSLFPKLELFFLREEQLYLLGQSLCRYLNRPDALKLLFLASPSPLRLSFLVIIPQEFLTESLSSTVVNIICDALGCQADDVRMINYGESYSALYLSLGPRQQQQLHIDIARLEKRLNRNCRPWPVQLRRLLDRAFGKTDGGKLWCQYHDSFAADYQAMLPPRYAVKDIVQIEKAGANGGLGINLLTPCHGLEHFRLHFHSTSEQYLDEYIPVLDNLNLRLIDQVQFTVKVQETTLFIKSFTVMPACSPWRPLQKLKPLLLGVIEAMLKGKVENDRLNQLVLLTGMSWQDVDVLRTYRNYCLQLGFHVTLSSFHRALLNNPQLVRLLYQYFEVRFRPTPEWEDLAIREEQALFPIRLRLLQEMETVDDLNDDRILRTLFNLIDSTVRSNFHIRREHADYFIAIKINSLGVIDMPSPRPSYEIYVHAADMEGIHLRGGKIARGGIRWSDRPDDFRMEILGLMQTQMSKNALIVPTGAKGGFVVKRQQANESFRESGKRAYLQLMHALLDLTDNYVEEKVKTLPGIVRYDDTDPYLVVAADKGTAQFPDLANAVAAEFRFWLGDAFASGGSQGYNHKELGITARGAWESIKRHFRERGKNIQEDPFTVVGIGSMDGDVFGNGMLLSPCIKLRAAISGRHIFLDPEPDPRISSLERRRLFDLPGSSWDDYQRNLLSEGGGVYRRDDKDIPISEAIRQWLNIRYKRLDGETLIRYLLTAPVELLWLGGIGTYVKASTEKHEEVGDRQNDNVRVDADAVKADVVGEGANLGFTRRARVEFALTGGSINTDAIDNSAGVDTSDHEVNLKILLRELHKKGLIDDYQTLFDELAEPVCQSVLADNYHQTLCLSLEQIRCNEQAEPYMELAERLQAAGFLDFADEAFPSFKTVSARDKIKLTRPELAVLVSSAKRWLTQQLLERSEFVSARCCDHYLLAYFPPPLVERFVQHIPNHPLASAIKATCISNLVINQAGCAFIARAVDNQHQEICALISSYLAFDRILQGDVIRKSLVELDNHIDAALQYQLLLKLEARLAEFSFWSFANNARLKPESSLVADYQDYLQEFIRCAARQEQSEDSRMTAYGKELPKQLLEQLQRLDEIKDFPACVKMTIDTASDIDKIVSLYEETAQLLFLALVREQLGHIALQDSWERKMFNQLQQGITQMQSQLVKKIVQSDCASAQDYFAASQRRALLNRYQRSYHDMTPALQRRLMPFLVWHQELERLLEAL; encoded by the coding sequence TTGAAAATCTATCTTGAAGCCTCCCACTTGTCGGCCGATAAAAGTCGTCAGCACCTTAAAATAGATGAGGTGCAGTATCTGCTTGACCGTCATGAAAATATACAAAAACGGCGCTTTCTGAAGACGTTAGCGGAAGTGGTCGTTTTTCCCGATAGTTTTTTAAGCTCGTTGCCCGCCGCGTTATTGGCTAAACTGATCATAAGATTTTATGATTTTCTTGAAGGCCGCGCCGAGCGCATCGACTTGCAAGTCCTTCCGTTGCTTAACGGCGATCAACATCTGTTGCTGATCAATGCGCCCAACGCCCCTTATCTGGTCGAGACCCTGTTGTTGCTGCAACAAAAATATCACACCTTATTTAGTCTGATTGCCCACCCCGCTCTGACGATCAAACGCAGAAATCAGGGCATTATTTATTTGGAGAATCAAGTCGAAGGGGAATGCGGGGAATTATTTATCCTTATTCGGCTGGATAATATTGACAATTCAGCCTTGCCGGTCATACAGGCGGAGTGTCGGACATTACTGACTCAGGTCTATCGGGCTTTTCAAGCTTCCTCGGCGTTTACGGAGCAACTGGAAAATATTAAAACACTCAACGGGATCAGCGCCTATCAGCCGTTAGTGTCATGGCTGCAACACGACGTCTTTATTCCGCTATGGTATCGGCCGATAAAGGATATCAGCGGGTTCGCTTTCAAACGGGAGGAAACGGAGGATGTCGGCATCGATTTTCCGGCCTGCCTCAATATATTCAACGCGGGGGCGGCGCAGTTATTGAGTGAGGAAATCAGGCGTTTGTTGGCTAGCAATAGCGAAGCCGTGGTTCATAAACTGGCGATTCAAAGCCCGCTGATCAGCAATCAGCCGCTGATTTATATAGGGCTGCGGGAAAAGCATAAGCAAACCGAGACAGAGCATGCTTTTATCGGACTGATCAGGAATATTGAACTCAATCATAGCGCCTATCATATTGCGCCATTACAGGAAAAAATCGAACAAACGTTGGCGAGGATCAGGGTGACTCAGGGAAGTCACGACTATGTCAAGTTACGGGAGATATTTAGCCTGTTTCCTAAGCTTGAGCTGTTTTTCCTCAGAGAGGAGCAGCTCTATTTATTGGGGCAGTCGTTATGCCGCTATCTGAATCGCCCCGATGCGCTGAAATTATTATTTCTGGCGAGTCCTAGCCCTTTACGCCTGTCCTTTCTCGTCATCATTCCACAGGAGTTTCTGACGGAAAGCCTGTCAAGCACAGTCGTTAATATCATCTGTGATGCATTGGGTTGCCAGGCGGACGATGTTCGCATGATTAACTATGGCGAAAGCTACAGCGCTTTATATTTATCGCTGGGGCCGCGCCAACAACAGCAATTGCATATCGATATCGCCAGGCTGGAGAAACGGCTGAACCGCAATTGCAGGCCTTGGCCGGTTCAATTAAGAAGATTGCTCGATAGAGCCTTCGGCAAAACTGACGGCGGTAAATTGTGGTGTCAATATCATGACAGCTTCGCGGCGGATTATCAGGCGATGCTGCCTCCGCGTTATGCGGTCAAGGATATCGTGCAGATTGAAAAGGCGGGAGCGAATGGCGGGTTGGGCATTAATTTATTGACGCCTTGCCATGGACTGGAGCATTTTCGACTGCATTTTCACAGCACTTCCGAACAGTATCTGGATGAATACATTCCGGTGCTGGACAATCTTAATTTAAGACTGATAGACCAGGTGCAATTCACGGTAAAAGTGCAGGAGACGACGCTATTCATCAAGAGTTTTACGGTGATGCCGGCTTGCAGTCCCTGGCGACCGTTACAAAAACTCAAACCTTTGCTGCTAGGCGTCATTGAGGCCATGCTGAAAGGCAAGGTTGAGAATGACCGCTTGAATCAGTTAGTGCTCCTGACCGGCATGAGTTGGCAGGACGTCGATGTGCTGAGGACTTATCGCAATTATTGTTTGCAACTTGGTTTTCATGTCACCCTTTCCAGCTTCCATCGGGCGCTGCTGAATAATCCGCAATTGGTCAGATTACTTTATCAGTATTTCGAAGTTCGATTTCGCCCGACGCCTGAATGGGAAGATCTTGCGATCAGGGAAGAGCAGGCCCTGTTTCCGATCCGCTTACGCTTATTGCAAGAGATGGAAACGGTTGACGACCTGAATGACGACAGGATACTCCGAACTCTGTTTAACCTGATAGATTCGACGGTGCGCAGTAATTTTCATATACGTCGTGAACACGCGGACTATTTCATCGCGATCAAGATTAACAGCCTCGGCGTCATCGATATGCCGAGCCCGAGGCCTAGTTATGAAATCTATGTCCATGCCGCCGATATGGAAGGCATCCATTTACGCGGCGGTAAAATCGCCCGGGGCGGTATACGTTGGTCTGACCGCCCCGATGACTTCAGGATGGAAATATTGGGCTTGATGCAGACGCAAATGAGCAAAAATGCGTTGATTGTGCCAACCGGCGCCAAAGGCGGTTTTGTGGTCAAAAGGCAGCAGGCCAATGAGAGCTTCAGAGAATCCGGGAAAAGAGCCTATCTGCAGCTCATGCATGCGTTACTGGACTTGACCGACAATTATGTCGAAGAAAAGGTCAAGACCTTGCCTGGCATCGTTCGTTATGACGATACCGACCCTTATCTGGTCGTTGCCGCGGACAAGGGGACGGCGCAGTTTCCAGACCTGGCCAATGCAGTGGCGGCGGAATTCCGGTTTTGGCTAGGCGACGCCTTCGCCAGTGGCGGTTCTCAAGGCTATAACCATAAAGAGCTAGGCATTACCGCGCGGGGCGCCTGGGAGAGCATCAAACGCCATTTTCGCGAACGAGGCAAAAACATCCAGGAAGATCCTTTCACCGTCGTCGGCATAGGCAGCATGGACGGTGACGTGTTCGGCAATGGCATGTTGTTGTCGCCTTGCATCAAGCTACGCGCCGCCATCAGTGGGCGGCATATTTTTCTGGACCCCGAGCCTGATCCGCGTATCTCCTCACTGGAGCGTCGGCGTTTGTTCGATTTGCCGGGCTCCAGCTGGGACGATTATCAACGCAATCTGCTCAGCGAAGGGGGAGGGGTTTATCGGCGCGACGACAAGGACATCCCCATTTCGGAAGCGATCCGGCAGTGGTTGAATATCCGTTATAAGCGGCTGGATGGCGAGACGCTGATACGTTATCTGTTGACTGCGCCGGTCGAACTATTATGGCTAGGGGGGATCGGGACCTATGTCAAAGCCAGTACGGAAAAGCACGAAGAGGTGGGCGATCGGCAAAACGATAATGTCAGAGTGGACGCCGACGCCGTCAAGGCAGATGTCGTCGGAGAAGGGGCCAATCTCGGTTTTACTCGGCGGGCCCGGGTTGAATTCGCCTTGACCGGCGGCAGCATCAATACCGATGCCATCGATAATTCCGCCGGCGTCGATACTTCAGACCATGAAGTGAATTTGAAAATATTGTTGCGGGAACTGCATAAGAAGGGCCTGATCGATGATTACCAGACGTTGTTCGATGAATTGGCGGAGCCGGTTTGTCAGTCGGTGCTTGCCGATAATTATCATCAAACCCTGTGTTTGTCGTTGGAGCAAATTCGTTGTAACGAACAGGCAGAACCGTATATGGAGTTGGCGGAAAGACTGCAAGCGGCCGGCTTTTTGGATTTTGCCGATGAGGCTTTTCCATCGTTCAAGACGGTGTCGGCGCGAGACAAAATCAAACTGACTCGCCCCGAACTGGCGGTGCTGGTCTCATCGGCGAAGCGATGGTTGACTCAGCAACTACTGGAGCGGTCGGAATTCGTTTCGGCGCGCTGTTGTGATCATTATTTATTGGCTTATTTCCCCCCGCCCTTGGTCGAACGTTTCGTCCAACATATTCCTAACCACCCCTTGGCTTCGGCGATCAAGGCGACCTGTATCAGCAATTTGGTCATCAATCAGGCAGGTTGCGCCTTCATCGCCCGCGCCGTCGATAATCAGCACCAGGAAATCTGCGCATTGATCAGCAGTTATCTGGCCTTCGATCGAATCCTGCAGGGCGACGTGATTAGAAAGTCACTCGTGGAGCTCGACAATCACATCGATGCCGCGCTGCAATATCAACTGTTGCTGAAATTAGAGGCTAGGTTGGCCGAATTCAGCTTCTGGAGCTTCGCGAATAATGCCCGCTTAAAGCCTGAATCGAGTTTGGTTGCGGATTATCAAGATTATTTACAGGAATTTATTCGTTGCGCCGCGCGGCAAGAACAGAGTGAGGACTCAAGGATGACAGCTTATGGCAAGGAGCTTCCTAAACAGTTGCTCGAACAGCTGCAACGCTTGGATGAAATCAAAGATTTTCCCGCTTGCGTCAAGATGACGATCGACACGGCTAGCGATATCGATAAAATCGTAAGCCTTTATGAGGAAACGGCGCAATTATTGTTTCTGGCGCTGGTGCGGGAACAGCTGGGTCACATCGCTCTGCAAGACAGCTGGGAGCGCAAGATGTTTAACCAGTTGCAACAGGGAATCACCCAGATGCAAAGTCAATTGGTTAAAAAAATCGTGCAATCCGATTGCGCCAGCGCGCAAGACTATTTTGCCGCCAGCCAAAGGCGGGCATTGCTGAACCGTTATCAGCGCAGTTATCATGACATGACTCCGGCGTTGCAGCGCCGATTGATGCCTTTCCTGGTCTGGCACCAAGAGTTAGAGAGATTGCTGGAAGCGTTATGA
- the cpsG gene encoding phosphomannomutase CpsG, translating into MEKLTCFKAYDIRGQLGVELNEDIAYRIGRATGEYLQAQTIAVGGDVRLTSESLKKALTEGLLDAGVDVIDIGMTGTEEIYYAAQALDVDGGIEVTASHNPMDYNGMKLVREQAKPISGDSGLHNIQHLAEANAFGPVKRRGTLSRLSHLDAYVDHLMTYIDIDKLKALKLVVNAGNGAAGHVIDALEARLQAAGAPLEFIKIHHRPDGSFPNGIPNPLLPECRHDTSEAVLKHHAAIGIAWDGDFDRCFLFDEQGRFIEGYYIVGLLAEAFLHKVPGSKIIHDPRLSWNTIDVVEAAGGIPVMSKTGHAFIKERMRKEDAIYGGEMSAHHYFRDFAYCDSGMIPWLLVIELLSVKAQKLSEMVAERIAAYPSSGEINAKLADPAAAIARVRTHYQADALAIDETDGISLEFADWRFNLRSSNTEPVVRLNVESRGDVPLMERKTAEIQALLRQ; encoded by the coding sequence ATGGAAAAACTGACCTGCTTCAAAGCCTACGATATTCGTGGCCAACTGGGCGTAGAGCTTAACGAGGACATCGCCTACCGCATCGGCCGCGCCACCGGCGAGTATCTTCAAGCCCAAACCATCGCGGTCGGCGGCGATGTGCGACTGACTTCGGAATCATTGAAGAAGGCGCTGACCGAGGGCTTGTTGGATGCCGGCGTCGACGTCATCGACATCGGCATGACCGGAACCGAGGAAATCTATTATGCCGCTCAGGCTCTCGATGTCGACGGCGGCATCGAGGTGACCGCCAGCCACAATCCGATGGATTATAATGGTATGAAACTGGTCCGCGAGCAGGCCAAACCAATCAGCGGCGACAGCGGTCTGCATAATATCCAGCACCTTGCCGAAGCCAATGCCTTCGGCCCGGTTAAACGGCGAGGTACGCTCAGCAGACTGTCCCATCTGGACGCCTATGTCGATCACCTGATGACCTATATCGACATCGACAAGCTGAAAGCGCTGAAACTGGTGGTCAATGCCGGCAACGGCGCGGCCGGCCATGTGATCGATGCCTTGGAAGCGCGCCTGCAGGCCGCCGGCGCACCGCTCGAATTCATCAAGATACACCATCGACCGGACGGTAGCTTCCCCAACGGCATTCCCAATCCGTTATTGCCGGAATGCCGCCATGACACCAGCGAGGCCGTACTAAAACATCATGCCGCCATCGGCATCGCCTGGGACGGCGACTTCGATCGTTGTTTTTTATTCGATGAACAAGGCCGTTTCATCGAAGGCTACTACATCGTCGGCCTGTTGGCCGAGGCCTTTTTGCACAAGGTTCCGGGCAGCAAGATCATCCATGATCCCCGTCTAAGCTGGAACACCATCGATGTGGTCGAGGCCGCTGGCGGCATCCCGGTGATGTCGAAAACCGGCCATGCCTTCATCAAGGAACGCATGCGCAAGGAGGATGCGATCTACGGCGGGGAAATGAGCGCCCATCATTATTTCCGCGATTTCGCCTACTGCGACAGCGGCATGATTCCATGGCTGCTGGTGATCGAATTATTATCGGTTAAAGCTCAAAAACTGTCGGAAATGGTCGCCGAACGCATCGCCGCTTATCCGTCATCGGGTGAAATCAATGCCAAGCTGGCCGACCCGGCGGCGGCCATCGCCCGCGTCAGAACGCATTATCAAGCGGATGCCCTAGCGATCGATGAAACCGATGGCATCAGCTTGGAATTCGCCGATTGGCGTTTCAACCTGCGCTCGTCGAACACCGAACCGGTGGTCAGACTGAATGTCGAATCACGCGGCGATGTGCCGTTGATGGAACGGAAAACGGCTGAGATTCAGGCTTTACTTCGGCAATGA
- a CDS encoding fumarate hydratase, whose protein sequence is MSVIRQNHFIQSIADALQYISYYHPPDFIQALHRAYEQEQSPAARDAIAQILINSRLCAEGRRPVCQDTGIVTVFLRIGMAVQWDADISIADMVNEGVRRAYTDPDNRLRASVLTDPAGKRLNTGDNTPAVIHMEVVPGDNVDVEVAAKGGGSEAKAKFAMLNPSDSIVEWVLQTVPTMGAGWCPPGILGIGIGGTAEKAMLLAKQACMESIDIQQLQARGPANAIEELRLELYDQVNALGIGAQGLGGLTTVLDVKIKDYPTHAANKPVAIIPNCAATRHAHFTLDGSGPVQLPPPKLEDWPKISWDAGETARHVNLDTLSKEDVASWKPGETLLLSGALLTGRDAAHKRIVDLFARGEALPENVNFNNKFIYYVGPVDPVRDEVVGPAGPTTATRMDKFTETMLKKTGLLGMIGKAERGPAAIEAIKRHRAVSLIAVGGAAYLVSKAIRQARVVAFADLGMEAIHEFVVEDMPVTVAVDSRGDSVHQSAPKVWQAKIGKISVESQ, encoded by the coding sequence ATGAGCGTCATCCGCCAAAACCATTTCATCCAAAGCATCGCCGATGCGCTGCAGTACATCTCCTATTATCACCCGCCTGATTTTATCCAGGCCCTGCATCGCGCCTACGAACAGGAACAAAGTCCGGCCGCCCGAGATGCGATCGCCCAAATTCTGATCAACTCGCGCCTGTGCGCCGAGGGCCGAAGGCCGGTTTGCCAGGATACCGGCATCGTCACGGTCTTTTTGAGAATCGGTATGGCCGTCCAATGGGACGCCGACATCAGCATCGCCGATATGGTCAATGAAGGAGTGCGTAGAGCCTACACCGACCCGGACAACCGGCTGCGCGCCTCGGTGCTGACGGACCCGGCCGGCAAACGCCTCAACACCGGCGACAACACGCCCGCAGTGATTCATATGGAAGTAGTGCCCGGCGATAATGTCGACGTCGAAGTCGCGGCCAAGGGCGGCGGTTCCGAAGCCAAAGCCAAATTCGCCATGCTCAATCCTTCCGACAGCATCGTCGAATGGGTGCTGCAAACGGTGCCGACGATGGGCGCGGGTTGGTGTCCTCCCGGCATACTCGGCATCGGCATCGGCGGCACCGCGGAAAAAGCGATGCTGCTGGCCAAACAGGCCTGCATGGAATCGATCGACATTCAGCAACTACAAGCCCGCGGTCCGGCTAATGCGATAGAGGAACTGCGTCTTGAGCTGTATGACCAAGTCAATGCCCTAGGCATCGGCGCTCAAGGACTGGGCGGACTGACCACGGTGCTGGACGTCAAGATCAAGGACTATCCGACCCACGCCGCCAATAAACCGGTGGCGATCATCCCCAACTGCGCCGCGACGCGCCATGCGCATTTTACCCTGGACGGCTCCGGACCGGTACAGCTGCCGCCGCCGAAATTGGAGGACTGGCCAAAAATCAGCTGGGATGCCGGCGAAACTGCCCGCCACGTCAATCTCGATACGCTCAGCAAGGAGGATGTGGCCTCTTGGAAACCCGGCGAAACGCTATTGCTCAGCGGCGCCCTGCTGACCGGCCGGGATGCTGCCCATAAACGCATCGTCGACCTATTCGCGCGCGGAGAAGCCCTGCCGGAAAATGTCAACTTCAACAACAAGTTCATTTATTACGTCGGCCCGGTCGATCCGGTACGCGACGAAGTCGTCGGCCCCGCAGGGCCGACGACCGCAACCCGGATGGATAAATTCACCGAGACGATGTTGAAAAAAACCGGTTTATTGGGCATGATCGGCAAGGCCGAACGGGGACCGGCGGCCATCGAAGCAATAAAACGACATCGAGCGGTGTCTTTGATCGCTGTCGGCGGCGCCGCCTATTTGGTCTCGAAAGCGATTCGTCAGGCCCGCGTCGTCGCCTTCGCCGATCTCGGCATGGAAGCGATTCATGAGTTTGTCGTCGAGGATATGCCGGTGACCGTCGCCGTCGACAGCCGCGGCGACTCGGTACACCAGAGCGCGCCCAAGGTCTGGCAAGCGAAAATCGGCAAGATTTCGGTGGAATCGCAATGA
- a CDS encoding PAS domain S-box protein, whose protein sequence is MTSKNFTEQRQDSELLRVMHRAVEQSASAVMITDANSRIEYINPKYTELTGYSRKELLGETPKLLQSDETTDLDYQQMRQALRTSGEWRGEIKDRKKSGELFWVYETITAITNKAGKITHFLAIAEDISSRKKVESALVDSEQRFRQMAQMTGEWLWEQDPEGYYIYSSIAVQDILGFQPEEIIGKHYTELLTAEDKTELQRNTAIEQPFYALMNHYRHRDGHEIFTESTGLPIKDENGRLIKWRGVDHDITARKHFQDALLDSEKRKRLILETALNAMVTMDSYGIITDWNRQAEKMFGWSRDEAIGQRLAKLIIPRRFRKEHYRGLQVFLRSGKGKILNQLIEHTAIRRDGSEFPVEFSVAPLKLGNAYEFSGFIHDISERKESEQRIRQAEVSLAIAENEMKIAHQIQTSLLPAKPIKTANFEIIGYCLPAARVGGDYFDYFLRDHDILDMTIVDVSGHAIGPGLFMVATRSALRAQANWSRTPAHALTTLNDFLFDDLNNADYFITMTYLQYHPEKQQLSYANAGHPPALISRGDDDGCQQLDAEGLVLGIRKQVWFEEKTLTIKSGDTVLLYTDGVIEAENPQGEFFGVERLCQLLNKIAQRSPQQIIDTILEALKRFCAKEIFADDITLLVFKRH, encoded by the coding sequence ATGACGAGCAAAAACTTCACCGAGCAACGACAAGATAGCGAGCTATTGCGGGTCATGCATCGGGCCGTTGAGCAAAGCGCCAGCGCGGTGATGATTACCGACGCAAATAGCCGGATCGAATATATCAACCCGAAGTATACGGAATTGACAGGTTACTCCCGGAAGGAATTGCTGGGGGAAACGCCCAAATTATTACAATCCGACGAGACCACCGATCTCGACTATCAACAAATGAGGCAGGCGCTGAGGACTAGCGGCGAGTGGCGCGGCGAAATCAAGGACCGGAAGAAGAGCGGCGAATTGTTTTGGGTCTACGAGACGATCACCGCAATAACCAACAAGGCTGGGAAAATCACCCACTTCTTAGCGATAGCCGAAGATATCAGTTCGCGTAAGAAGGTCGAATCGGCGCTGGTCGACAGCGAACAACGCTTCCGCCAGATGGCGCAGATGACCGGTGAATGGTTGTGGGAGCAAGACCCCGAAGGTTATTACATCTATAGCAGTATTGCGGTACAGGATATACTCGGTTTTCAGCCTGAAGAAATTATCGGCAAGCACTATACCGAATTGTTGACCGCTGAGGATAAAACAGAGCTGCAGCGCAATACGGCCATTGAACAGCCTTTTTATGCCTTAATGAATCATTATCGGCATCGTGACGGTCATGAGATTTTTACCGAATCAACCGGTTTGCCAATCAAGGATGAAAATGGCAGGTTGATTAAATGGCGGGGCGTCGATCACGATATCACCGCCAGAAAACATTTCCAGGATGCGCTGCTAGATAGCGAAAAACGCAAACGTCTAATCCTGGAAACCGCCCTCAACGCGATGGTGACGATGGATTCCTACGGGATCATCACCGATTGGAACCGGCAGGCGGAAAAGATGTTCGGGTGGTCGCGCGATGAAGCTATTGGTCAGCGCCTGGCCAAGCTGATAATTCCTAGGCGTTTTCGTAAAGAGCATTACCGCGGGCTGCAGGTCTTTCTGCGCAGCGGCAAAGGCAAGATACTCAATCAATTGATTGAGCATACCGCGATACGTCGTGATGGTAGTGAATTCCCCGTTGAGTTCAGTGTGGCGCCGTTAAAATTGGGGAACGCCTATGAGTTCAGCGGTTTCATTCATGATATCAGCGAGCGCAAGGAAAGCGAGCAAAGAATTCGTCAGGCGGAGGTTTCCCTCGCCATTGCCGAGAATGAAATGAAGATCGCTCATCAGATTCAGACTTCGCTGCTGCCCGCCAAGCCGATTAAGACCGCCAATTTTGAAATTATCGGCTATTGTCTGCCCGCCGCCCGGGTAGGGGGGGATTATTTCGATTATTTTTTGCGTGATCATGACATCCTCGATATGACCATCGTCGATGTCTCCGGTCATGCGATCGGCCCCGGCCTGTTCATGGTGGCAACCCGAAGCGCGCTGCGCGCCCAGGCCAACTGGAGTCGTACTCCGGCGCATGCCTTGACGACGTTGAATGATTTTCTATTTGATGACTTAAATAACGCCGACTATTTCATCACCATGACTTATCTGCAATATCATCCGGAAAAGCAGCAATTGAGTTATGCCAATGCCGGGCACCCACCGGCGCTCATTAGCAGGGGCGATGACGACGGCTGTCAGCAGTTGGATGCCGAAGGACTGGTGCTGGGCATCCGTAAGCAAGTGTGGTTCGAAGAAAAAACGCTGACGATTAAGTCCGGTGATACGGTGTTGTTATATACCGACGGCGTGATCGAAGCGGAAAACCCTCAGGGCGAATTTTTTGGCGTCGAGCGGCTCTGCCAGTTGCTGAACAAGATTGCCCAGCGCTCGCCCCAGCAGATCATTGATACCATCCTGGAGGCATTAAAGCGTTTTTGCGCCAAGGAAATATTTGCCGATGATATTACCCTGCTGGTGTTTAAGCGCCACTGA
- a CDS encoding TIGR00645 family protein: protein MSSGDANMTIKSLIERSVERTMYASRWLLAPIYLGLSLALLALTVKFFQEVYHFMPQLLEIEESDMILQLLTLIDLTLVGSLTVIVMFSGYENFVSQMDIAPNTEKLGWLGTHDYGSLKIKLASSIVAISSIHLLKVFMNIQHTDNSKLLWYVVIHLTLVISALLMGYLDKITKH from the coding sequence ATGTCATCAGGTGATGCAAATATGACCATAAAATCCCTAATCGAACGATCAGTAGAGCGAACCATGTATGCGAGTCGCTGGCTGTTGGCGCCGATATATCTGGGACTCAGCCTGGCCTTACTGGCGCTGACGGTCAAGTTTTTCCAGGAAGTGTATCATTTCATGCCGCAGCTCCTGGAGATCGAGGAATCCGACATGATCTTGCAATTGTTGACCTTGATCGACCTGACCCTGGTCGGCAGCCTGACGGTTATCGTCATGTTCAGCGGTTATGAGAACTTCGTCTCACAAATGGATATCGCCCCCAACACCGAAAAACTGGGCTGGCTGGGCACCCATGATTACGGTTCGTTGAAAATAAAACTTGCTTCTTCGATCGTCGCCATTTCCTCGATTCATTTATTGAAAGTGTTCATGAACATACAGCACACCGACAATAGCAAGTTATTATGGTACGTGGTCATACACTTGACTCTGGTGATCTCGGCGCTATTGATGGGCTATCTGGACAAAATCACCAAGCATTGA